Proteins from a single region of Limosilactobacillus fermentum:
- a CDS encoding CpsD/CapB family tyrosine-protein kinase: MGLFKHHYTESIDTMDNGAMLITLADPKSGPAEQFRTIRTNIHFMSVDRPLKTVAFTSSGISEGKSTVMANVAIAWAQEGKQVLLIDADLRRSTLHATFGLSNQKGLTTVLTGDSNEVDLSNVVQKSGVENLEVLTAGPVPPNPSELLGSQRMQSFINGVREAYDIVVLDVPPMLQVTDTQVLSSNLDGVILVVRQGVTQKAAIRRAVEMLKISQANVLGYVMNDVYDDDAGYGYGYGYGYEDER, encoded by the coding sequence ATTATACTGAATCCATCGACACGATGGATAACGGGGCCATGTTAATCACGCTGGCCGACCCGAAGAGCGGCCCGGCCGAACAGTTCCGGACGATCCGGACCAACATTCACTTCATGAGCGTTGACCGGCCGCTAAAGACGGTTGCCTTTACCTCCTCGGGAATCTCGGAAGGGAAGTCCACGGTAATGGCCAACGTGGCAATCGCCTGGGCCCAAGAAGGTAAGCAGGTCCTCTTGATCGACGCCGACTTGCGCCGGTCGACTCTACACGCGACCTTTGGCCTAAGCAACCAAAAGGGGTTAACCACCGTTTTGACTGGGGACAGTAACGAAGTCGACCTTAGCAACGTGGTGCAAAAGAGTGGGGTTGAAAACCTGGAGGTCTTAACGGCCGGTCCAGTACCACCGAACCCATCGGAGCTGTTGGGTTCTCAGCGGATGCAGTCCTTTATTAATGGGGTGCGGGAAGCCTACGACATAGTGGTCTTAGACGTGCCGCCGATGCTGCAAGTAACCGATACCCAAGTGCTATCCAGCAACCTGGACGGGGTGATCTTAGTGGTTCGCCAGGGGGTGACCCAAAAGGCAGCCATTCGCCGGGCGGTGGAAATGTTGAAGATTTCCCAGGCCAACGTCTTAGGGTACGTGATGAACGACGTTTACGATGACGACGCTGGTTACGGTTATGGTTATGGCTATGGCTACGAGGACGAAAGGTAA
- a CDS encoding tyrosine-protein phosphatase, which translates to MGLVDLHCHLLPEVDDGSPSMATSLKLAEQAVADGVSHCLLTPHHLNGHYVNHKQDVIRATVAFQEALEEAQIPLTVFPGQEVRVSDRVLPALEADDLLYVDEDDHYLLLEMPSGGVPTFARQLVFELLQHGVTPVIVHPERNAAILDDPSILEAFLEQGCLTQLTAASYMGTFGKKIEDLTTRLIEAGQGTIFASDAHALARRDYELNEGLAKMAREFDPRLAEHYRRNAKRLINGEPVRMKWQPLKKKRRFWLF; encoded by the coding sequence ATGGGTCTAGTTGACCTGCACTGCCACTTGCTACCAGAAGTAGATGACGGGTCGCCGAGCATGGCGACGTCGCTAAAATTAGCCGAGCAGGCGGTTGCTGATGGGGTTAGCCACTGCTTGTTGACGCCGCACCATTTAAATGGTCACTACGTCAACCACAAGCAAGACGTGATTAGGGCAACGGTAGCCTTTCAAGAAGCCCTTGAAGAAGCTCAGATTCCCCTGACCGTTTTTCCGGGCCAAGAAGTGCGGGTGAGCGATCGGGTTTTGCCGGCACTAGAAGCCGACGACTTGTTGTACGTGGACGAAGATGACCACTACCTCTTGTTAGAAATGCCAAGTGGTGGGGTGCCGACCTTTGCCCGACAGTTGGTCTTTGAACTCTTACAACACGGGGTGACGCCGGTAATTGTCCACCCGGAACGCAACGCCGCCATTTTGGATGATCCAAGTATTCTGGAGGCGTTTTTGGAACAGGGCTGTTTAACCCAGCTAACGGCGGCTTCTTACATGGGCACCTTTGGGAAGAAGATTGAAGATTTAACGACCCGGCTAATTGAAGCAGGGCAGGGGACGATCTTCGCATCGGACGCCCACGCCCTAGCCCGGCGCGACTATGAGTTAAATGAAGGACTAGCAAAAATGGCCCGTGAGTTTGACCCGCGCCTAGCTGAGCATTACCGCCGCAATGCCAAGCGGTTAATTAACGGTGAGCCAGTTCGGATGAAGTGGCAACCACTGAAGAAGAAACGTAGGTTTTGGTTGTTCTAG
- a CDS encoding sugar transferase: MQLPTSDGGVRINQIYRTTIKRIFDAFFGVLLLICLSPLMLVLAIWIKLDSKGPVLFKQERVGRNGKRFTIYKFRSMSDDAPHQMATSEFDTALSYITRSGQLMRKTSLDELPQLVNVVKGEMSFIGPRPLIPKEEKVLRLRHANGAESLAPGITGLAQVRGRDEVTDTQKANYDGEYAGNVTLRGDFSILVETVLAVLARRGVHDGK; the protein is encoded by the coding sequence ATGCAATTACCAACCAGTGATGGGGGAGTACGGATTAATCAGATATACCGAACGACAATCAAACGAATTTTTGATGCCTTTTTCGGCGTGCTCTTATTAATCTGTCTTTCGCCGCTCATGTTGGTGTTGGCAATTTGGATTAAGCTAGACTCAAAGGGACCAGTGCTGTTTAAGCAGGAACGGGTCGGCCGCAATGGGAAACGGTTTACGATTTATAAGTTCCGTTCCATGAGTGATGATGCACCCCACCAAATGGCAACATCGGAATTTGACACCGCACTGAGCTACATCACGCGGAGCGGTCAGTTAATGCGAAAAACCAGTTTGGATGAATTGCCGCAGTTGGTGAACGTGGTGAAGGGTGAAATGTCCTTTATTGGGCCACGACCGCTGATTCCAAAGGAAGAAAAGGTCTTGCGGCTTCGTCACGCCAATGGAGCTGAAAGCTTGGCACCTGGAATAACGGGCTTGGCTCAGGTCCGGGGTCGCGATGAAGTAACGGATACCCAAAAAGCTAATTATGACGGTGAATACGCTGGTAACGTAACCTTGCGGGGAGATTTTTCAATTTTAGTTGAAACTGTGTTAGCTGTTTTGGCAAGACGCGGCGTGCATGATGGAAAATAG
- a CDS encoding glycosyltransferase: MCNDELPDFSVLMSVYQKEKPVFLDQALMSIEEQTVIPDQIVLVEDGPLTAELDKVIEEHQKRFSNKYELLKLTSNRGLGVALQKGVERCRYDWIARMDSDDVSVPNRFELQLKAVVNNPQLAIVGGQIDEFTGEVNHITGKRLVPTGQEDIYQFVKWRSPFNHPSVMLNKKAILDVGNYQANGKLEDYFLWSKVIIEKYPVLNLSEVLVHMRVDTGMYGRRGEWANLKQIFKLRRMLYKGKLVSRREELTGDFVMVANVIVPAKLRELIYKKVLHN; this comes from the coding sequence ATGTGTAACGACGAACTACCGGATTTTTCAGTCTTAATGTCGGTTTACCAGAAAGAAAAACCGGTATTTTTAGATCAAGCGCTAATGAGTATTGAAGAACAGACGGTGATCCCAGACCAAATTGTTTTGGTAGAAGATGGCCCCTTAACAGCCGAACTGGACAAAGTAATCGAAGAACATCAAAAGCGTTTTTCAAACAAATATGAACTCTTAAAATTGACCTCCAATCGGGGATTAGGCGTCGCATTACAAAAAGGGGTAGAACGGTGCCGCTACGATTGGATTGCTCGAATGGATTCGGATGATGTTTCTGTGCCAAATCGATTTGAATTACAATTAAAGGCAGTTGTTAATAATCCACAGTTAGCAATTGTGGGTGGTCAAATTGATGAATTCACGGGTGAAGTTAATCATATTACTGGTAAAAGATTGGTACCAACGGGTCAAGAAGACATCTACCAATTTGTAAAATGGAGAAGCCCATTTAACCACCCCTCGGTAATGTTAAATAAGAAAGCTATCCTTGATGTTGGTAACTATCAAGCGAATGGGAAGCTAGAGGACTACTTCTTATGGTCTAAAGTTATTATTGAAAAGTATCCAGTATTAAACTTATCGGAAGTATTAGTTCATATGCGTGTTGATACAGGAATGTACGGACGACGCGGGGAGTGGGCTAACTTAAAGCAAATTTTTAAATTACGTCGAATGTTGTACAAAGGAAAGCTTGTTTCTAGGCGCGAAGAGTTAACGGGGGACTTTGTAATGGTGGCAAATGTTATCGTGCCAGCAAAGTTACGGGAGTTAATTTATAAAAAGGTACTACACAATTAG
- a CDS encoding helix-turn-helix domain-containing protein, with product MPTRYDKEFKQNIINLYKQGESAAQLAREYGIGYSTVHKWIQGQAKTQSGKSPDELKRWKSGWLPCLRRTKS from the coding sequence ATGCCAACTCGTTACGACAAAGAATTCAAACAAAACATCATCAACCTATATAAACAAGGCGAATCAGCCGCCCAACTGGCCAGAGAATATGGCATTGGCTATTCAACCGTTCATAAGTGGATCCAGGGCCAAGCCAAAACTCAATCCGGTAAATCGCCAGACGAATTAAAGCGATGGAAAAGCGGCTGGCTTCCCTGTCTGAGGAGAACGAAATCCTAA
- a CDS encoding IS3 family transposase, which produces MHQESHHHQVTKMCRILGVSRAQYYRYRSPKPSKRRAEDADLKQRILRIFAEFKQRYGVMKIHHELNLELQPLQRRCSPRRISRLMKELDIHSVTVNKWKAASASKTKVEQRPNLLKQDFSTTGLNQKWTADMTYIQTKRNGWCYLSTIMDLHSRRIIGYSFSKKMDTDLVLKTLESAVKNRTITGDLIIHTDLGSQYTSDDYNQRLTELHIRHSYSRKGCPYDNAPMESFHASLKKECVYPVPVFENYETAAAVLFEYVHAFYNRKRIHSSLGYQTPLQVEVATLTSQMAA; this is translated from the coding sequence ATTCACCAAGAAAGCCATCACCACCAGGTAACCAAGATGTGCCGAATCCTCGGTGTTTCCAGAGCTCAGTATTATCGTTATCGATCCCCCAAACCTTCAAAACGCCGGGCCGAAGATGCGGACTTGAAACAACGGATTCTGCGGATCTTTGCGGAATTTAAGCAGCGATACGGTGTTATGAAGATCCACCATGAATTGAATCTGGAACTTCAACCACTGCAGCGTCGGTGCAGCCCAAGACGGATTTCCCGGCTCATGAAGGAACTGGATATCCACTCCGTTACCGTCAATAAATGGAAAGCGGCTTCGGCTTCCAAAACCAAGGTTGAACAGCGTCCCAACTTGCTTAAGCAGGATTTCTCGACCACTGGTTTAAATCAAAAATGGACCGCTGATATGACCTATATTCAAACGAAGCGTAATGGCTGGTGTTACTTATCAACCATCATGGATCTGCACTCAAGACGAATTATCGGCTATTCGTTCTCAAAAAAGATGGATACTGATTTAGTCTTAAAGACCCTGGAAAGCGCGGTTAAAAATCGAACCATTACTGGGGACCTGATTATCCACACAGACTTAGGATCACAGTACACCAGCGATGATTACAACCAACGATTAACAGAACTACATATCCGCCACTCTTACAGCCGTAAGGGGTGTCCATACGATAATGCACCAATGGAATCTTTTCATGCTTCCCTCAAAAAGGAATGTGTTTATCCAGTGCCGGTCTTTGAGAATTATGAAACTGCCGCTGCTGTCCTTTTTGAATATGTGCATGCTTTCTACAATAGGAAGAGAATTCATAGTTCACTGGGCTACCAGACCCCCTTACAAGTTGAAGTCGCAACACTTACGAGCCAAATGGCCGCCTGA